From a region of the Campylobacter showae genome:
- a CDS encoding DUF1566 domain-containing protein, which yields MTKFTSALLACLLCSSAAFGFDPIGFIKKTVGDEDDVTAGFSRDNLLNVVKDDVYKLMWQDSYGKDMSPLIIPSIEEQNSHDKPMTYAEAVRYCDDLNFAGFDDWRLPTANELLSITDDTRFNPAINKAFKNVAYETNDKGEKSYGRYWSSTGRADDSSRAWLVDFWFGGVGWSGVSYRYFVRCVRQY from the coding sequence ATGACTAAATTTACTTCCGCCCTGCTAGCATGCCTGCTGTGCTCTAGCGCGGCGTTTGGCTTTGACCCTATCGGTTTTATCAAAAAGACCGTCGGCGACGAAGACGACGTCACTGCGGGCTTTAGCAGAGATAACCTTCTGAATGTCGTCAAGGATGACGTATATAAGCTGATGTGGCAGGATAGCTATGGGAAGGATATGTCCCCGCTTATTATCCCTTCTATTGAGGAGCAAAACTCGCACGATAAGCCTATGACCTACGCCGAGGCGGTTCGCTACTGCGATGATTTAAATTTTGCCGGTTTTGATGACTGGAGACTGCCCACGGCAAACGAGCTTTTAAGTATCACGGACGATACTAGGTTTAACCCCGCTATAAACAAAGCCTTTAAAAACGTCGCATACGAGACGAACGACAAAGGCGAGAAAAGCTACGGCCGGTACTGGAGCTCTACTGGGCGTGCCGACGACTCGTCTCGTGCGTGGCTCGTGGATTTCTGGTTCGGCGGCGTTGGCTGGAGCGGCGTTTCTTATCGCTACTTCGTGCGGTGCGTCCGGCAGTATTGA
- a CDS encoding DNA repair protein has translation MSTLNQSKNLTPSIYAVIDLKSFYASVECVERGLDPFETNLVVADASRGEGSVCLAVSPALKALGVKNRCRLFEIPKNIKYIIASPRMQFYIDYAAKIYGIYLKYVAKDDIYVYSIDEAFIDLTSYLEFYKLEARAMAKMIMDDILKTTGVTPTCGMGTNLYLAKIALDILAKHSEDNIAFLDEALYKEKLWTHQPLNDFWRIGKQTRAKLERYGIFCMKDMANAPFSLLERVFGIDAYIALDHANGIEPTTIADIKAYKPSTKSYFSSEILPRDYERLEALIVLKEMTDRLALKMINEEVRASGLTINIKFAGKNEPAQRATVRFKTPSNIASVLMDAAQELYLKKIKNAGLIRQIGISANDVVKESKTEKSGIM, from the coding sequence ATTTCAACCTTAAACCAAAGCAAGAATTTAACCCCAAGCATCTACGCCGTCATCGATCTAAAATCCTTCTACGCCTCGGTCGAGTGCGTGGAGCGAGGGCTTGATCCCTTTGAGACGAATTTAGTCGTCGCAGACGCCAGCAGGGGCGAGGGTAGCGTGTGTCTAGCCGTTAGCCCCGCACTAAAGGCTCTTGGCGTAAAAAACAGATGCAGGCTGTTTGAAATACCTAAAAATATAAAATATATAATTGCGTCGCCCAGGATGCAGTTTTACATCGACTACGCGGCTAAAATTTACGGCATATACCTAAAATACGTAGCCAAAGACGACATCTACGTCTACTCCATCGACGAGGCCTTTATCGACCTCACCTCGTATCTAGAATTTTATAAACTAGAAGCTAGAGCCATGGCAAAGATGATAATGGACGACATCCTAAAAACCACGGGTGTAACGCCGACCTGCGGCATGGGGACGAATCTATATCTAGCCAAAATAGCCCTTGACATCCTAGCCAAACACAGCGAGGATAATATCGCTTTTTTAGACGAAGCTCTCTATAAAGAAAAGCTCTGGACGCACCAGCCGCTAAATGATTTTTGGCGCATAGGCAAGCAAACTAGGGCTAAGCTTGAGCGATACGGGATATTTTGCATGAAGGATATGGCAAACGCGCCATTTAGCCTGCTTGAAAGAGTGTTTGGCATCGACGCCTATATCGCGCTAGATCACGCAAACGGTATCGAGCCCACCACTATAGCGGACATCAAGGCCTATAAGCCCTCTACCAAATCATACTTTAGCTCTGAAATTTTACCCAGGGACTACGAGAGGCTAGAGGCTCTAATCGTGCTAAAAGAGATGACCGATAGGCTAGCTCTAAAGATGATAAACGAGGAGGTGCGGGCTAGCGGGCTCACTATAAATATCAAATTTGCGGGCAAAAACGAGCCCGCACAAAGAGCCACGGTAAGGTTTAAAACGCCTAGCAACATCGCTAGCGTGCTCATGGACGCGGCGCAGGAGCTATACCTAAAAAAGATAAAAAATGCAGGCCTCATCAGACAAATCGGCATATCTGCAAACGACGTCGTAAAGGAAAGCAAAACCGAAAAAAGCGGTATTATGTAG
- a CDS encoding TM2 domain-containing protein codes for MNNAYMLFQGKVSDTHLMVIKSELDKAEAAGKRPDLTLTATALKSPMVGLVLGFLFGWLGVDRLYKGDVGLGILKIILCIAPMFFAVQAGQKGDEDLAAMAMMISFASLIWCIADLFLVYMGIKKDNFKKIMASL; via the coding sequence ATGAACAACGCGTATATGCTGTTTCAAGGCAAAGTTTCAGATACTCATCTGATGGTTATAAAAAGCGAGCTGGATAAAGCCGAAGCAGCTGGCAAGAGGCCTGATTTGACCCTGACGGCTACTGCGCTTAAAAGCCCTATGGTCGGACTGGTGCTTGGATTTTTATTCGGCTGGCTTGGTGTAGATAGGCTCTATAAGGGCGATGTCGGACTTGGAATACTCAAAATAATCCTTTGCATTGCGCCGATGTTTTTTGCCGTGCAAGCGGGACAAAAGGGCGATGAGGATCTGGCGGCTATGGCGATGATGATTAGTTTTGCGAGTCTTATTTGGTGTATTGCCGATCTATTTTTGGTCTATATGGGCATCAAAAAAGACAATTTCAAAAAAATAATGGCTTCTTTGTAA
- a CDS encoding TM2 domain-containing protein gives MGNSYLLFKGKVSDTHLMIVKNELDRAEAAGNMPDLKPLTSQLKSPILGLIISILFGFIGFDRFYKGDGGAGVLKFVLAVGMARASKTNPDEAAIALAALLLWWLADIFLVYFGIKKDNFKKISAFFLG, from the coding sequence GTGGGTAATTCGTATCTGTTATTTAAAGGTAAGGTTTCAGACACTCATCTGATGATCGTTAAAAACGAGCTAGATAGAGCCGAGGCGGCAGGCAATATGCCCGATCTAAAGCCGCTAACCTCACAGCTAAAAAGTCCTATCTTGGGTCTTATCATAAGCATTTTGTTCGGCTTTATAGGGTTTGATAGGTTTTATAAGGGCGACGGCGGCGCGGGGGTTTTGAAGTTCGTGTTAGCAGTCGGCATGGCAAGGGCGTCAAAAACCAATCCCGACGAGGCCGCTATCGCCCTTGCCGCCTTGCTTTTGTGGTGGCTGGCGGATATATTTTTGGTATATTTCGGCATTAAAAAGGACAATTTCAAAAAAATCTCGGCCTTTTTCTTAGGCTAA
- a CDS encoding mobilization protein, whose product MSVLKNNRFTSKMTCFKIQRSAPNAFAHNDRSQTVDHAYPQFSHLNEVDASAFLAEEKYLCMLTQAIQNYIARTGQRVQVDPKNIRRSAIVLIEDRHTLDDIGRLCDVIERKYGWRTIQIAIHRDEGHFDENGVWHPNVHAHIEFFVLGADGVNLYKSRDFGPLKMKELQTLAANVLGMRRGVNYSAIGQTPRKGLPHQAYRILAQTISQFTAKVENLEKKVARKGAQIEELKKHINALQNQNDEGLEQAEGQKALRKIFERIRYHIDDI is encoded by the coding sequence ATGTCAGTTTTAAAAAATAATCGGTTTACAAGTAAAATGACGTGTTTTAAAATTCAGCGTAGCGCGCCTAACGCCTTTGCACACAACGATCGCAGCCAAACGGTGGATCACGCATATCCGCAGTTTTCGCATCTCAACGAAGTCGACGCGAGTGCGTTTCTCGCCGAAGAAAAATACCTATGTATGCTTACGCAGGCGATCCAAAACTACATAGCTAGGACGGGTCAAAGAGTTCAAGTCGATCCAAAAAACATCAGACGCTCGGCCATAGTACTGATTGAAGACCGCCATACTCTAGACGACATCGGGCGGCTTTGCGATGTAATAGAGAGAAAATACGGATGGCGCACGATACAAATCGCTATCCATAGGGATGAAGGCCACTTCGACGAGAACGGCGTTTGGCATCCAAATGTGCACGCGCATATCGAATTTTTCGTGCTTGGAGCGGATGGGGTAAATCTTTATAAAAGCCGCGACTTTGGGCCCTTAAAGATGAAGGAGCTACAAACTCTAGCCGCAAACGTTTTAGGCATGCGTCGAGGCGTCAATTACTCCGCTATCGGCCAAACGCCTAGAAAAGGGTTGCCTCATCAAGCGTATAGAATTTTGGCCCAAACAATCTCGCAATTTACAGCCAAAGTGGAAAATCTAGAAAAAAAGGTTGCCCGAAAAGGCGCGCAGATCGAGGAGCTAAAAAAGCATATCAATGCGCTTCAGAATCAAAACGACGAAGGACTTGAACAGGCTGAAGGCCAAAAAGCGCTAAGAAAAATATTTGAGCGCATACGCTATCACATAGACGATATTTAG
- a CDS encoding transposase has product MTLGKLSSFKLCFKNKFSDSSPSKFIYLPSISCSLILLASLAFKSISTKCSNGENNNQSESFNARFRRLQYGQCHKLGTLYLSNYANEIAYREDTRRLDNKAIMDDILSRCLADNSISNEFCGYWQGNHRVAERLGA; this is encoded by the coding sequence ATGACACTGGGCAAGCTATCTTCTTTTAAACTCTGTTTTAAAAACAAATTTAGTGATAGTAGTCCATCTAAATTTATATATCTGCCAAGCATATCATGCTCTTTGATACTTTTGGCCTCCTTGGCTTTTAAAAGCATAAGTACCAAGTGCTCTAACGGAGAAAACAATAACCAATCGGAAAGCTTTAACGCTAGATTTAGACGTTTGCAATACGGTCAATGCCATAAACTAGGAACGCTTTATCTTTCAAACTATGCTAACGAAATAGCTTATAGAGAGGACACAAGAAGGCTAGATAATAAAGCAATAATGGACGATATTTTATCAAGATGCCTAGCCGACAACTCAATATCTAACGAGTTTTGCGGTTACTGGCAAGGCAATCATAGAGTAGCCGAGAGGCTTGGAGCTTAA
- a CDS encoding DUF1566 domain-containing protein — MKRYIAASLLFCGLLNAEALSPTCYRDNDKNVVVCSEKKLGRLMWQDEKQNFEGTWEQAQEYCKLVSLVGYKDWRLPTRVELLSITDKARSNPALNTAFKYIVDSDDPYYWSQTKSADGSSFAWIVNIRYGGARWGDVSNRNFVRCVRQD; from the coding sequence ATGAAAAGATATATAGCCGCTTCCTTGCTGTTTTGCGGTCTGCTAAATGCAGAGGCGCTAAGTCCTACGTGCTACCGAGATAACGATAAAAACGTAGTGGTATGTAGCGAAAAGAAACTAGGAAGACTAATGTGGCAGGACGAGAAGCAAAACTTTGAAGGAACGTGGGAGCAGGCGCAAGAATACTGCAAGCTAGTAAGCCTAGTCGGGTACAAAGACTGGCGGCTACCTACGAGAGTTGAGCTGCTAAGCATAACGGATAAAGCAAGATCCAACCCCGCTCTAAATACCGCTTTTAAATACATAGTAGACTCTGACGATCCGTATTATTGGAGCCAGACTAAAAGCGCCGACGGCTCGTCTTTCGCTTGGATCGTGAATATCAGGTACGGTGGCGCTCGCTGGGGCGACGTTTCTAATCGCAACTTCGTGCGGTGCGTCCGGCAGGATTGA
- a CDS encoding McrB family protein, with product MNNFTAEQILKINEIFSRIVDCKGNLKVFKDFDWDARKGDVILYTKKENQKATNKRSFSGKNFSDKFETTLEKCYEEANKMFHLCKSGEIENFSNYIPNIEKLKIDSDFGLKDQFNTSISILLYKFQELKKEDFEILYEAFCEILEICSFKLKDADNKTIIYMNIFKKLLDYFCGNFLNNKSWELSYNHNQKCIDIDDDLAEKLKECYEINKFVCKIKLFIKENYEPLKSFEIDWDKFKNSLDGSSKELFDKNSGIYRQVGKIVGAFYSLTQNDSKNIIYYGAPGTGKTKFVKDRLDILDPNRARAEWVQFHSGFEYEDFIDGIKPVGIQNGNLNLALTNGIFKEFCLKAAQNDKENFFFIVDEINRADIAAVFGETLSLLEENYRGESIKTKNFPLSNQEFFIPANIYFIGMMNDVDKSIDCFDLALRRRFTWILMECDYDVLNDLDKKYSGYKEKCENLNKYITSETYELNGKQEQDGLNLGRAYEIGHSYFLKKAKMSEQEIWDRHIEPILCEYIRTQFSDGEVEKKLETAKKIFVG from the coding sequence ATGAATAACTTTACTGCTGAGCAGATACTAAAGATAAATGAGATTTTTAGTAGGATCGTCGACTGCAAGGGAAATTTGAAAGTGTTTAAGGATTTTGATTGGGATGCTCGCAAGGGGGACGTTATCTTATATACAAAAAAAGAAAACCAAAAAGCAACCAATAAAAGATCTTTTTCCGGTAAGAATTTTTCTGATAAATTTGAAACTACACTAGAGAAATGCTACGAGGAAGCAAATAAAATGTTTCATCTATGCAAAAGCGGTGAAATTGAAAATTTTAGCAACTATATACCAAATATTGAGAAACTTAAAATAGATAGTGATTTTGGGTTAAAAGACCAGTTCAATACAAGTATCTCTATTTTACTATACAAATTTCAAGAGCTTAAAAAAGAGGATTTTGAAATTTTATACGAAGCGTTTTGCGAAATTTTGGAAATTTGCAGTTTTAAATTAAAAGATGCCGACAATAAAACTATCATATATATGAATATATTTAAAAAATTACTTGACTACTTCTGCGGTAATTTTTTAAACAATAAATCCTGGGAGTTATCGTACAATCATAATCAAAAATGTATAGATATAGATGATGACTTAGCCGAAAAACTAAAAGAATGCTATGAAATAAATAAATTCGTTTGCAAGATTAAACTTTTTATAAAAGAAAACTATGAGCCGCTAAAAAGCTTTGAAATAGATTGGGATAAATTTAAAAATAGCTTAGATGGTAGCAGCAAAGAGTTGTTTGACAAAAACTCGGGTATTTACAGACAAGTCGGCAAAATAGTAGGAGCTTTTTATAGCTTAACACAAAACGACTCAAAAAATATCATCTACTACGGCGCGCCCGGAACCGGCAAGACGAAATTCGTAAAAGACCGCCTCGATATTTTAGACCCAAATCGCGCTAGAGCCGAATGGGTGCAGTTTCACAGCGGCTTTGAATACGAGGATTTTATAGACGGCATAAAACCGGTCGGGATACAAAACGGAAATTTAAATTTGGCTTTGACAAACGGCATATTTAAAGAATTTTGTTTAAAAGCAGCGCAAAACGATAAAGAAAATTTCTTTTTCATAGTAGATGAGATAAACAGAGCTGACATAGCGGCGGTATTTGGCGAGACGTTATCGCTTTTGGAGGAAAATTACCGCGGAGAAAGCATAAAGACCAAAAACTTTCCGTTAAGCAATCAAGAGTTCTTTATACCTGCAAATATCTATTTCATCGGTATGATGAACGACGTGGATAAGAGCATAGACTGCTTTGACTTGGCTCTAAGAAGGCGCTTTACGTGGATTTTGATGGAGTGCGATTATGATGTTTTAAACGATTTGGATAAAAAATACAGCGGCTATAAAGAAAAATGCGAAAATTTAAATAAATATATTACTAGCGAAACGTATGAGCTAAACGGCAAGCAAGAGCAAGACGGCTTAAATTTAGGCAGAGCTTACGAGATCGGACACTCGTATTTTCTAAAAAAAGCCAAAATGAGCGAGCAAGAAATTTGGGATAGGCATATAGAACCGATCTTATGCGAATACATAAGAACGCAGTTTAGCGACGGCGAAGTAGAGAAAAAGCTAGAAACGGCTAAGAAAATTTTCGTAGGCTAA